One Pseudorasbora parva isolate DD20220531a chromosome 8, ASM2467924v1, whole genome shotgun sequence DNA window includes the following coding sequences:
- the LOC137085025 gene encoding olfactory receptor 52D1-like: MQPPSKNESTVLVFTLSGLNETMENRYVLLSFTALYYPLIVFCNVTIITTILLHKKLHEPMYVFICNLCVNGLFGTSGFYPKFMYDLLAHDHVISYIGCLIQIFVIYSSILCDFSTLTVMAYDRYVAICRPLEYHSKMTNQTILKCILYCWLAPFFSMAVLIILISRLTLCGFNIEKLYCEIWAVAKLSCFSTTVNNVFGYIVILSYFGHAILIFCSYVYLIRKCRKSIEGRHKFMQTCVPHLLSLINVTAAFMFDVLYSRYGSKNVPQGVRNFMALEFILVPPILNPLIYGLNLTIVRQQVLRMFFKKQMALSE, from the coding sequence ATGCAGCCACCATCAAAAAATGAGTCCACTGTCTTGGTATTTACACTCTCTGGTCTAAATGAGACAATGGAAAATAGATATGTCTTGCTTTCTTTTACGGCACTGTATTATCCCCTGATTGTCTTTTGTAATGTAACTATAATTACTACTATACTCTTACATAAGAAGCTTCATGAGCCGATGTATGTCTTTATATGTAATCTGTGTGTAAATGGACTTTTTGGCACTTCTGGATTCTACCCTAAATTCATGTATGATTTATTAGCACATGACCATGTTATTTCTTATATTGGATGCCTGATTCAGAtatttgtaatttattcatCTATTCTGTGCGACTTTTCAACATTAACAGTTATGGCATATGACAGATATGTGGCAATATGTAGACCACTTGAGTATCATTCAAAAATGACAAATCAGACAATTCTTAAATGTATCCTTTACTGCTGGCTGGCTCCATTTTTTTCCATGGCTGttctaattattttaatatctaGACTCACCTTATGTGGCTTTAATATTGAAAAGTTATACTGTGAGATTTGGGCTGTTGCAAAACTTTCTTGTTTTTCTACAACAGTAAATAATGTGTTTGGGTACATTGTTATTCTTTCATACTTTGGACAtgcaatattaatattttgcTCATACGTTTACTTAATTAGAAAGTGCAGAAAGTCAATAGAGGGCAGGCACAAATTCATGCAAACATGTGTACCTCATCTGCTTTCATTGATCAATGTGACTGCTGCATTTATGTTTGATGTTCTGTACAGTCGTTATGGCTCAAAGAATGTTCCTCAAGGTGTGCGTAATTTCATGGCTCTTGAATTCATACTTGTACCACCTATTTTAAACCCCCTCATTTATGGACTAAATCTGACAATAGTGCGCCAGCAAGTTCTGAGAATGTTTTTCAAGAAACAAATGGCATTATCTGAgtga
- the LOC137085026 gene encoding olfactory receptor 52L1-like, whose translation MQPPLENVSSVLVFTLSGLNETMENRFVFFSFTALFYPLMVFCNVTVIFTIIRNEKLHEPMYVFLCNLCVNGLFGTSGFYPKFMYDLLAQDHVISYIGCLIQIFVIYSYALCDFSTLTVMAYDRYVAICRPLEYHSIMTNQMVLKCILFCWLAPFLCMSVLIILISRLTLCASTIDKLYCEIWAVAKLSCFSTTVNNVFGYIVILSYFGHAVFIFCSYIHLIKKCIKSIEGRHKFMQTCVPHLLSLINVTVALLFDVLYSRYGSKNVPQGVRNFMALEFLLVPPILNPLIYGLNLTTVRQQVMRMFFKKQVGISE comes from the coding sequence ATGCAGCCACCACTGGAGAATGTGTCCAGTGTCTTAGTATTTACACTCTCTGGTCTGAATGAAACCATGGAAAAcagatttgtgtttttttcattcactgCATTGTTTTATCCCCTAATGGTGTTTTGTAATGTAACTGTAATTTTTACCATCATACGAAATGAAAAGCTTCATGAGCCGATGTATGTGTTTTTATGTAACCTCTGTGTAAATGGACTTTTTGGAACTTCTGGATTCTACCCTAAATTCATGTATGATTTATTAGCACAAGACCATGTGATTTCTTATATTGGATGCCTAATTCAGATATTTGTCATTTATTCATATGCTTTGTGTGACTTTTCAACATTAACAGTGATGGCATATGACAGATATGTGGCGATATGTAGACCACTGGAGTATCATTCAATAATGACCAATCAAATGGTTCTTAAATGCATCCTTTTCTGCTGGCTGGCTCCATTTTTATGCATGTCTGttctaattattttaatatctaGACTCACCTTATGTGCCTCCACTATTGATAAGTTATACTGTGAGATTTGGGCTGTTGCAAAACTTTCTTGTTTTTCTACAACAGTAAATAATGTGTTTGGGTACATTGTTATTCTTTCATACTTTGGACATGCAGTATTTATATTTTGCTCATACATTCACTTGATTAAAAAGTGCATAAAGTCAATAGAGGGGAGGCACAAATTCATGCAAACATGTGTACCACATCTGCTTTCATTGATCAATGTGACTGTTGCATTGCTGTTTGATGTTCTGTACAGTCGTTATGGCTCAAAGAATGTTCCTCAAGGTGTGCGTAATTTCATGGCTCTTGAATTCTTACTTGTACCACCCATTTTAAACCCCCTCATTTATGGACTTAATCTGACAACAGTACGCCAGCAAGTTATGAGAATGTTTTTCAAGAAACAAGTGGGAATATCTGAGTGA